A genomic region of Sander lucioperca isolate FBNREF2018 chromosome 6, SLUC_FBN_1.2, whole genome shotgun sequence contains the following coding sequences:
- the zmynd10 gene encoding zinc finger MYND domain-containing protein 10, with protein MDTSVILPVEAEGFVQSLETFSLKEVGSERWFRQHEYIEKLNMQAILNASAMHDEFIKELLVSFGKIPVLVHEMILVEVWKHKVFPILYQLQDFNPNNTFHLYMVIHHEATVINLLETIMYHKDSCEAADDSVLDLVDYCHRKLTLLASKAVRECATTNQHNLTGEAVGSSIEELQMQNAALEFEISLKAVSVLRYITDHTESISVINRMLCTHNMPCVLVQLIDCCPWSRCKEGEVEKYINGRWQKIPVEDRLKMTKLDGQVWISLYNLLLKEDCQRKYDFNNFNKNQLLKLRGFLTEVLIDQLPNLVELQRYLAHLAVTDPAPPKKELILEQIPEMWNHIVRENSGRWKAIAKYQVKETFSPSESDLRLQAQRLAKMYNLDVMESLLPEKPKCGSCGKEATKRCSRCQGEWYCHRECQVKHWSKHKRACQLMAEATEKIQRDLHINS; from the exons ATGGACACGTCTGTAATTCTGCCTGTCGAAGCAGAGGGGTTTGTTCAAAGTCTGGAAACGTTCTCTCTCAAAGAAGTGGGCTCGGAGAG GTGGTTCAGACAGCATGAGTACATTGAGAAACTTAACATGCAGGCGATACTAAATGCTTCTGCCATGCACGATGAGTTCATCAAGGAGCTCCTGGTGTCATTTGGAAAG ATACCTGTTCTGGTCCATGAAATGATCCTTGTGGAAGTGTGGAAGCACAAAGTGTTCCCCATTTTATATCAGCTGCAGGACTTTAATCCCAACAACACATTTCATCTTTACATGGTG ATCCACCATGAAGCCACGGTCATAAACCTACTTGAAACGATCATGTATCATAAG GATTCATGTGAGGCAGCTGACGACTCTGTTCTTGACTTGGTTGATTACTGCCACCGCAAACTCACCCTGTTGGCCAGCAAAGCAGTCAGGGAGTGTGCAACAACTAACCAACACAACCTGACAGGGGAAGCAGTTGGTTCCTCTATAGAG GAGTTGCAGATGCAGAATGCTGCACTGGAGTTTGAAATCTCCCTGAAGGCTGTCTCTGTGCTGCGCTACATCACTGATCACACCGAGAG tatCAGTGTCATTAATCGCATGCTGTGCACCCATAACATGCCTTGTGTGCTGGTCCAGCTGATTGACTGCTGCCCTTGGAGTCGCTGTAAAGAAG GTGAGGTAGAAAAGTACATAAATGGCAGATGGCAGAAGATTCCTGTTGAGGACCGTTTAAAGATGACAAAACTGGATGGTCAGGTCTGGATTTCGCTTTACAATCTGCTGCTGAAGGAAGACTGCCAAAGGAAATATGACTTCAACAACTTCAACAAGAACCAACTTCTAAAG CTCCGGGGTTTCTTGACAGAGGTGTTGATTGATCAACTGCCAAACCTGGTGGAGCTTCAGCGTTACCTGGCTCATCTGGCCGTTACAGACCCTGCCCCTCCAAAAAAGGAACTCATTTTAGAACAG ATCCCAGAAATGTGGAACCACATTGTGAGAGAGAATTCTGGGAGGTGGAAGGCAATAGCAAAGTATCAAGTCAAAGAAACTTTCAGCCCATCTGAAAGTGACCTGAGGCTGCAGGCACAGAG GTTGGCTAAGATGTACAATTTGGATGTGATGGAGAGTTTACTCCCTGAGAAGCCAAAGTGTGGATCCTGTGGGAAAGAGGCTACAAAGAGATGCTCTCGATGTCAGGGAGAATGGTACTGTCACAG AGAATGTCAGGTGAAGCACTGGTCTAAACACAAGAGAGCCTGTCAGCTTATGGCTGAGGCCACAGAGAAGATCCAGAGGGACCTGCACATCAACAGCTAA
- the nprl2 gene encoding GATOR complex protein NPRL2 produces the protein MGMTTRIECIFFSEFHPTLGPKITYQVPEEYISRELFDTVQVYIITKPELQNKLITVTAMGKKLIGCPVCIEHKKYSRNALLFNLGLVCDAQTNTCALEPIVKKLSGYLTTLELESGFISNEESKQKLLPILSTLLEELNATGACTLPIDESNTIHLKLIQLRKDPPIVQEYDVPVFTQCKDHFIKSQWDLTTQQILPYIDGFRHIQKISAEADVELNLVRIAVQNLLYYGVVTLVSIFQYSNVYCTTPKVQSLIDDKSVQDECLNYVTKQGQKRASLRDVFQLYCGLSPGTTVRDLCSRYSQQLQRVDERRLIQFGLMKSLIRRLQKYPVKVIRDERSRLPRLYTGCHSYDEICCKTGISYQELDERLENDPNIVVCWK, from the exons ATGGGCATGACCACTCGAATAGAGTGTATATTTTTCAGTGAGTTTCATCCCACCCTGGGTCCAAAGATAACCTATCAG GTCCCAGAGGAATACATTTCCCGGGAGCTCTTTGACACAGTTCAGGTTTATATCATCACCAAGCCAGAACTGCAAAACAAATTGATAACAGT caCTGCCAtgggaaaaaaattaatcgGATGTCCTGTGTGCATCGAGCATAAAAAGTACAGCAGGAATGCCCTCCTGTTTAACCTCGGCCTTGTTTGTGATGCCCAAACCAACACATGTGCCCTTGAGCCGATTGTCAAGAAGCTGTCTGGGTACCTCACAACTCTAGAG CTGGAGAGTGGCTTCATATCCAATGAGGAGAGCAAGCAGAAACTTTTACCCATTTTGTCCACCTTGTTGGAAGAACTTAATGCCACAGGAGCCTGCACCTTACCCATAG ACGAGTCCAACACCATCCATCTAAAGCTGATCCAGCTGCGAAAGGACCCCCCGATTGTCCAGGAGTATGATGTGCCAGTCTTCACCCAGTGCAAAGACCATTTTATCAAATCTCAGTGGGATCTCACCACTCAACAG ATCCTGCCCTATATTGATGGATTTAGACACATCCAGAAAATATCTGCTGAAGCTGATGTAGAGCTGAATCTTGTTCGCATCGCAGTGCAGAATCTGTT GTATTATGGAGTTGTGACCTTGGTGTCAATTTTCCAG TACAGCAATGTGTACTGCACTACCCCCAAAGTCCAGAGCCTCATCGACGACAAGTCCGTACAGGATGAGTGCCTCAACTACGTCACTAAACAGG GTCAGAAGCGTGCCAGTCTGAGGGATGTGTTCCAGCTGTACTGTGGTCTGAGTCCAGGAACCACAGTCCGAGACCTTTGTTCTCGCTACTCGCAGCAGCTTCAAAGGGTTGATGAGAG GAGGCTGATCCAATTTGGACTGATGAAGTCTCTTATTAGACGGCTGCAGAAATATCCGGTGAAGGTGATCCGTGACGAGAGGAGCAGGCTGCCACGACTTTATACCGGTTGTCATAGTTACGATGAGATCTGCTGCAAAACAG GGATCAGTTACCAGGAGCTGGACGAACGTTTGGAAAATGATCCCAACATCGTGGTATGCTGGAAGTGA
- the hemk1 gene encoding MTRF1L release factor glutamine methyltransferase isoform X2, whose protein sequence is MWRRSLSAGYRCFGCRSVGPKGLWGSHAVHSCSAPALPAGGITALEAVNLWKRHFAERGVTEPDHSSHYIIAYLFGAKTLESLDQRRLTEFLSPEKTEQMWKLCSRRLSRMPVQYVIEEWDFRDLTLKMRPPVFIPRPETEELVELVLTDLEMKLGTGAGADTQHTCLEVGCGSGAISLSLLKSLPQLKAIALDQSQDAVDLTGENALRLGLQDRLQIHHIDVMKDAETLLKLFSDVSALVSNPPYLFSEDMTTLEPEIFQFEDHAALDGGKDGLKVIKQILTLAPQILLNHGRVYLEVDPRHPLLIQRWVEANVEEMHYVETRHDITGRPRFCILRKEKSNKEHKLDLD, encoded by the exons ATGTGGAGAAGATCTCTGAGCGCAGGCTACAGATGCTTTGGCTGCAGGAGTGTTGGACCAAAG GGACTTTGGGGCTCCCATGCAGTGCATTCATGCAGCGCTCCAGCCTTACCTGCAGGAGGTATCACAGCACTTGAAGCGGTGAATTTATGGAAGAGACACTTTGCGGAGAGAGGTGTGACAGAGCCGGACCACTCTAGCCATTACATCATTGCTTATCTGTTTGGGGCTAAAACT CTAGAAAGTCTTGATCAGAGGAGGTTAACAGAGTTTCTCAGCCCAGAAAAAACAGAGCAGATGTGGAAGCTCTGCTCTAGACGCCTATCCAG AATGCCTGTGCAGTATGTGATTGAGGAGTGGGACTTCAGAGATCTGACACTGAAGATGAGACCTCCTGTGTTCATACCAAGACCTGAAACCGAG GAGTTGGTTGAACTTGTGCTCACTGATCTGGAGATGAAGCTGGGGACTGGAGCCGGTGCAGACACCCAGCATACATGCTTGGAAGTGGGATGCGGCTCTGGTGCCATTTCTCTTAGTCTGCTGAAGAGTCTGCCTCAG CTCAAAGCCATTGCCCTGGATCAAAGCCAGGATGCAGTGGATTTAACAGGGGAGAATGCGTTAAG GTTGGGGCTTCAGGACAGATTACAGATTCATCATATAGATGTAATGAAAG ATGCAGAAACTCTGTTGAAGCTCTTTAGCGATGTCTCAGCTTTGGTCAGTAACCCCCCGTACCTGTTCTCAGAGGATATGACGACGTTGGAACCTGAAATATTTCA ATTTGAAGACCACGCTGCTTTAGATGGAGGTAAAGATGGCCTAAAAGTGATCAAACAGATTTTGACTCTGGCTCCACAGATCCTATTAAACCATGG CCGTGTTTACTTGGAGGTGGACCCCAGACACCCCCTGCTCATTCAACGCTGGGTGGAGGCGAATGTGGAAGAGATGCATTATGTGGAGACACGACACGACATCACCGGCAG GCCACGGTTCTGCATCCTTCGTAAAGAGAAGTCAAACAAGGAACACAAGCTGGATTTGGATTGA
- the hemk1 gene encoding MTRF1L release factor glutamine methyltransferase isoform X1, translating to MLWLQECWTKVVLLNMGLAVAAQFQIVSGQKGLWGSHAVHSCSAPALPAGGITALEAVNLWKRHFAERGVTEPDHSSHYIIAYLFGAKTLESLDQRRLTEFLSPEKTEQMWKLCSRRLSRMPVQYVIEEWDFRDLTLKMRPPVFIPRPETEELVELVLTDLEMKLGTGAGADTQHTCLEVGCGSGAISLSLLKSLPQLKAIALDQSQDAVDLTGENALRLGLQDRLQIHHIDVMKDAETLLKLFSDVSALVSNPPYLFSEDMTTLEPEIFQFEDHAALDGGKDGLKVIKQILTLAPQILLNHGRVYLEVDPRHPLLIQRWVEANVEEMHYVETRHDITGRPRFCILRKEKSNKEHKLDLD from the exons ATGCTTTGGCTGCAGGAGTGTTGGACCAAAG TTGTCTTACTGAATATGGGTCTGGCAGTGGCAGCACAGTTTCAAATTGTTTCTGGACAAA AGGGACTTTGGGGCTCCCATGCAGTGCATTCATGCAGCGCTCCAGCCTTACCTGCAGGAGGTATCACAGCACTTGAAGCGGTGAATTTATGGAAGAGACACTTTGCGGAGAGAGGTGTGACAGAGCCGGACCACTCTAGCCATTACATCATTGCTTATCTGTTTGGGGCTAAAACT CTAGAAAGTCTTGATCAGAGGAGGTTAACAGAGTTTCTCAGCCCAGAAAAAACAGAGCAGATGTGGAAGCTCTGCTCTAGACGCCTATCCAG AATGCCTGTGCAGTATGTGATTGAGGAGTGGGACTTCAGAGATCTGACACTGAAGATGAGACCTCCTGTGTTCATACCAAGACCTGAAACCGAG GAGTTGGTTGAACTTGTGCTCACTGATCTGGAGATGAAGCTGGGGACTGGAGCCGGTGCAGACACCCAGCATACATGCTTGGAAGTGGGATGCGGCTCTGGTGCCATTTCTCTTAGTCTGCTGAAGAGTCTGCCTCAG CTCAAAGCCATTGCCCTGGATCAAAGCCAGGATGCAGTGGATTTAACAGGGGAGAATGCGTTAAG GTTGGGGCTTCAGGACAGATTACAGATTCATCATATAGATGTAATGAAAG ATGCAGAAACTCTGTTGAAGCTCTTTAGCGATGTCTCAGCTTTGGTCAGTAACCCCCCGTACCTGTTCTCAGAGGATATGACGACGTTGGAACCTGAAATATTTCA ATTTGAAGACCACGCTGCTTTAGATGGAGGTAAAGATGGCCTAAAAGTGATCAAACAGATTTTGACTCTGGCTCCACAGATCCTATTAAACCATGG CCGTGTTTACTTGGAGGTGGACCCCAGACACCCCCTGCTCATTCAACGCTGGGTGGAGGCGAATGTGGAAGAGATGCATTATGTGGAGACACGACACGACATCACCGGCAG GCCACGGTTCTGCATCCTTCGTAAAGAGAAGTCAAACAAGGAACACAAGCTGGATTTGGATTGA
- the hemk1 gene encoding MTRF1L release factor glutamine methyltransferase isoform X3 has translation MLWLQECWTKVVLLNMGLAVAAQFQIVSGQKGLWGSHAVHSCSAPALPAGGITALEAVNLWKRHFAERGVTEPDHSSHYIIAYLFGAKTLESLDQRRLTEFLSPEKTEQMWKLCSRRLSRMPVQYVIEEWDFRDLTLKMRPPVFIPRPETEELVELVLTDLEMKLGTGAGADTQHTCLEVGCGSGAISLSLLKSLPQLKAIALDQSQDAVDLTGENALRFEDHAALDGGKDGLKVIKQILTLAPQILLNHGRVYLEVDPRHPLLIQRWVEANVEEMHYVETRHDITGRPRFCILRKEKSNKEHKLDLD, from the exons ATGCTTTGGCTGCAGGAGTGTTGGACCAAAG TTGTCTTACTGAATATGGGTCTGGCAGTGGCAGCACAGTTTCAAATTGTTTCTGGACAAA AGGGACTTTGGGGCTCCCATGCAGTGCATTCATGCAGCGCTCCAGCCTTACCTGCAGGAGGTATCACAGCACTTGAAGCGGTGAATTTATGGAAGAGACACTTTGCGGAGAGAGGTGTGACAGAGCCGGACCACTCTAGCCATTACATCATTGCTTATCTGTTTGGGGCTAAAACT CTAGAAAGTCTTGATCAGAGGAGGTTAACAGAGTTTCTCAGCCCAGAAAAAACAGAGCAGATGTGGAAGCTCTGCTCTAGACGCCTATCCAG AATGCCTGTGCAGTATGTGATTGAGGAGTGGGACTTCAGAGATCTGACACTGAAGATGAGACCTCCTGTGTTCATACCAAGACCTGAAACCGAG GAGTTGGTTGAACTTGTGCTCACTGATCTGGAGATGAAGCTGGGGACTGGAGCCGGTGCAGACACCCAGCATACATGCTTGGAAGTGGGATGCGGCTCTGGTGCCATTTCTCTTAGTCTGCTGAAGAGTCTGCCTCAG CTCAAAGCCATTGCCCTGGATCAAAGCCAGGATGCAGTGGATTTAACAGGGGAGAATGCGTTAAG ATTTGAAGACCACGCTGCTTTAGATGGAGGTAAAGATGGCCTAAAAGTGATCAAACAGATTTTGACTCTGGCTCCACAGATCCTATTAAACCATGG CCGTGTTTACTTGGAGGTGGACCCCAGACACCCCCTGCTCATTCAACGCTGGGTGGAGGCGAATGTGGAAGAGATGCATTATGTGGAGACACGACACGACATCACCGGCAG GCCACGGTTCTGCATCCTTCGTAAAGAGAAGTCAAACAAGGAACACAAGCTGGATTTGGATTGA